The following are encoded together in the Echeneis naucrates chromosome 9, fEcheNa1.1, whole genome shotgun sequence genome:
- the LOC115048819 gene encoding surfeit locus protein 4-like, whose product MGHGDLMSRAEDVADQFLRVTKHYLPHVARLCLVSTFLEDGVRMWLQWAEQSEYIDSTWNCGRFLANIFVLLNLLGQLGGCVLILSRNFVQNACFALFGIIALQTLAYSILWDLKFLMRNLSLGGGLLLLLAECREEARSMFAGVPSLGHQSSPKHLLQLGGRVLLVLMFLTLLHLDLSLFTFLQNLVGTALMVLVAVGFKTKLAALTLVVWLLCINFTFNAFWTVPSYRPMHDFLKYDFFQTTSVIGGLLLVVALGPGGVSMDEKKKEW is encoded by the exons ATGGGACACGGGGACCTGATGAGCCGGGCGGAGGATGTAGCGGACCAG TTCCTCCGGGTCACCAAGCACTACCTGCCCCACGTGGCCCGGCTCTGCCTAGTCAGCACCTTCCTGGAGGACGGAGTCCGCATGTGGCTTCAGTGGGCGGAGCAGAGCGAGTACATCGATTCCACCTGGAACTGTGGACGCTTCCTCGCCAACATCTTTGTGCTACTCAACTTGCTGGGGCAGCTGG GCGGCTGTGTGCTGATCCTCAGCAGGAACTTTGTTCAGAACGCCTGCTTCGCTCTGTTTGGGATCATCGCCCTGCAG ACGCTGGCCTACAGCATCCTGTGGGACCTGAAGTTCTTAATGAG GAATCTGtctttgggggggggtctgctgctcctgctggcTGAGTGTAGGGAGGAGGCTCGCAGCATGTTCGCCGGAGTCCCCTCCCTCGGTCATCAGAGTTCTCCGAAGCACCTCCTGCAGCTGGGGGGTCGAGTCCTCCTGGTCCTGATGTTCCTGACACTGCTACACCTCGACCTGAGCCTGTTCACT TTCCTGCAGAACCTGGTGGGCACGGCACTGATGGTCCTGGTGGCTGTGGGCTTTAAGACCAAGCTGGCAGCTCTGACTCTGGTGGTCTGGCTGCTCTGCATCAACTTCACCTTCAATGCCTTCTGGACCGTCCCCTCCTACAGGCCCATGCACGACTTCCTCAAGTACGACTTCTTCCAGACCACATCAGTGATCGGGggcctgctgctggtggtggccCTGGGCCCTGGGGGGGTCTCCATGGACGAGAAGAAGAAGGAGtggtga
- the LOC115049125 gene encoding cip1-interacting zinc finger protein-like isoform X1 has translation MVKQQRRTGRWFLPAAGNSVAQVRFPVGPEQRRQPSPHHVSGRKCAASGTSDNLEHRSSSTTTEEEERGAGHPGPEGGSGGTKRARLDGQLRVSPNTELTPFIKPNTPVSHRQEESAAPTPWSCDQTGSGGCFTGVGGVSTRAPPPDQESAERSDDSRAAELQSVGSLKVTIQQSSESREFGQTDRTADRQAGGLHCHVCNLTCCSLQVFHEHMSGAEHMKKLHEITNSICLHTHTLQDRGRRPGPRHWCDACQTHFSGDVIVHRRTKQHKLCKQLCRPFCPVCKRHFRTPRKFVEHMKSPEHKQQVHLQDVQEEELITVDAVGCFEEEEEVEEVEEVGVADDEVEEQTEVTEDKELETVDTLEYNSLCTYGSSFVVPVSGFLCRLCNKFFHREATARHTHCRTHTHYLNLQSHKAQRRKETRTEDT, from the exons ATGGtcaaacagcagaggaggacaggaag GTGGTTCCTGCCTGCAGCAGGTAACAGTGTGGcgcaggttcgattcccagttGGACCTGAGCAGAGGAGGCAGCCTTCCCCTCATCAT GTGTCAGGCAGGAAGTGCGCGGCCTCAGGGACCAGTGACAATCTGGAACACCGCAGCAGCTCCaccaccacagaagaagaagagcgagGAGCTGGACACCCGGGACCTGAGGGAGGCTCAGGAGGCACCAAGAGGGCCAGACTGGATGGGCAGCTCCGCGTCTCCCCAAACACAGAGCTCACTCCGTtcatcaaaccaaacacacctgTTTCCCACAGGCAGGAGGAGTCAGCCGCTCCTACCCCGTGGTCATGtgatcaaacaggaagtggtggcTGCTTCACGGGAG taggTGGTGTTTCGACCAGAGCTCCGCCCCCTGACCAGGAGTCAGCTGAGCGCAGTgatgacagcagagcagctgag TTGCAGAGTGTGGGGTCACTAAAGGTCACCATCCAGCAGAGCAGTGAGAGCAGAGAGTtcgggcagacagacaggacagcagACCGACAGGCAGGCGGACTCCACTGTCACGTCTGTAACCTCACCTGTTGCTCCCTGCAG GTGTTTCATGAACACATGTCAGGAGCAGAACACATGAAGAAACTGCACGAGATCACCAACTCTAtctgcctccacacacacacactgcaggacaG GGGGCGTCGGCCTGGGCCTCGGCATTGGTGCGATGCCTGTCAGACTCACTTCAGTGGTGATGTCATTGTTCACCGAcgaacaaaacaacacaag TTGTGTAAGCAGCTGTGTCGGCCCTTCTGTCCGGTGTGTAAACGTCACTTCAGGACACCCAGGAAGTTTGTGGAGCACATGAAGTCTCCAGAGCACAAACAGCAG GTTCACCTGCAGGATgttcaggaggaggagctgatcACTGTGGATGCTGTCGGCTGCTtcgaggaggaagaggaagtggaggaagtggaggaagtgGGCGTAGCTGATGATGAAGTGGAGGAACAAACAGAGGTGACAGAGGACAAAGAGTTGGAG acaGTGGACACACTAGAATACAACTCTCTCTGCACATATG GAAGTAGCTTTGTGGTTCCTGTGTCCGGCTTCCTGTGTCGACTCTGTAACAAGTTTTTCCACAGAGAGGCCACAGCtcgacacacacactgcaggacacacacacactaccttAACctgcag AGTCACAAAGctcagaggagaaaggagacgaggacagaggacacatga
- the LOC115049125 gene encoding cip1-interacting zinc finger protein-like isoform X3: protein MVKQQRRTGRWFLPAAGNSVAQVRFPVGPEQRRQPSPHHVSGRKCAASGTSDNLEHRSSSTTTEEEERGAGHPGPEGGSGGTKRARLDGQLRVSPNTELTPFIKPNTPVSHRQEESAAPTPWSCDQTGSGGCFTGGGVSTRAPPPDQESAERSDDSRAAELQSVGSLKVTIQQSSESREFGQTDRTADRQAGGLHCHVCNLTCCSLQVFHEHMSGAEHMKKLHEITNSICLHTHTLQDRGRRPGPRHWCDACQTHFSGDVIVHRRTKQHKLCKQLCRPFCPVCKRHFRTPRKFVEHMKSPEHKQQVHLQDVQEEELITVDAVGCFEEEEEVEEVEEVGVADDEVEEQTEVTEDKELETVDTLEYNSLCTYGSSFVVPVSGFLCRLCNKFFHREATARHTHCRTHTHYLNLQSHKAQRRKETRTEDT, encoded by the exons ATGGtcaaacagcagaggaggacaggaag GTGGTTCCTGCCTGCAGCAGGTAACAGTGTGGcgcaggttcgattcccagttGGACCTGAGCAGAGGAGGCAGCCTTCCCCTCATCAT GTGTCAGGCAGGAAGTGCGCGGCCTCAGGGACCAGTGACAATCTGGAACACCGCAGCAGCTCCaccaccacagaagaagaagagcgagGAGCTGGACACCCGGGACCTGAGGGAGGCTCAGGAGGCACCAAGAGGGCCAGACTGGATGGGCAGCTCCGCGTCTCCCCAAACACAGAGCTCACTCCGTtcatcaaaccaaacacacctgTTTCCCACAGGCAGGAGGAGTCAGCCGCTCCTACCCCGTGGTCATGtgatcaaacaggaagtggtggcTGCTTCACGGGAG gTGGTGTTTCGACCAGAGCTCCGCCCCCTGACCAGGAGTCAGCTGAGCGCAGTgatgacagcagagcagctgag TTGCAGAGTGTGGGGTCACTAAAGGTCACCATCCAGCAGAGCAGTGAGAGCAGAGAGTtcgggcagacagacaggacagcagACCGACAGGCAGGCGGACTCCACTGTCACGTCTGTAACCTCACCTGTTGCTCCCTGCAG GTGTTTCATGAACACATGTCAGGAGCAGAACACATGAAGAAACTGCACGAGATCACCAACTCTAtctgcctccacacacacacactgcaggacaG GGGGCGTCGGCCTGGGCCTCGGCATTGGTGCGATGCCTGTCAGACTCACTTCAGTGGTGATGTCATTGTTCACCGAcgaacaaaacaacacaag TTGTGTAAGCAGCTGTGTCGGCCCTTCTGTCCGGTGTGTAAACGTCACTTCAGGACACCCAGGAAGTTTGTGGAGCACATGAAGTCTCCAGAGCACAAACAGCAG GTTCACCTGCAGGATgttcaggaggaggagctgatcACTGTGGATGCTGTCGGCTGCTtcgaggaggaagaggaagtggaggaagtggaggaagtgGGCGTAGCTGATGATGAAGTGGAGGAACAAACAGAGGTGACAGAGGACAAAGAGTTGGAG acaGTGGACACACTAGAATACAACTCTCTCTGCACATATG GAAGTAGCTTTGTGGTTCCTGTGTCCGGCTTCCTGTGTCGACTCTGTAACAAGTTTTTCCACAGAGAGGCCACAGCtcgacacacacactgcaggacacacacacactaccttAACctgcag AGTCACAAAGctcagaggagaaaggagacgaggacagaggacacatga
- the LOC115049125 gene encoding cip1-interacting zinc finger protein-like isoform X2, whose protein sequence is MVKQQRRTGRWFLPAAGNSVAQVRFPVGPEQRRQPSPHHVSGRKCAASGTSDNLEHRSSSTTTEEEERGAGHPGPEGGSGGTKRARLDGQLRVSPNTELTPFIKPNTPVSHRQEESAAPTPWSCDQTGSGGCFTGVGGVSTRAPPPDQESAERSDDSRAAELQSVGSLKVTIQQSSESREFGQTDRTADRQAGGLHCHVCNLTCCSLQVFHEHMSGAEHMKKLHEITNSICLHTHTLQDRGRRPGPRHWCDACQTHFSGDVIVHRRTKQHKLCKQLCRPFCPVCKRHFRTPRKFVEHMKSPEHKQQVHLQDVQEEELITVDAVGCFEEEEEVEEVEEVGVADDEVEEQTEVTEDKELETVDTLEYNSLCTYGSSFVVPVSGFLCRLCNKFFHREATARHTHCRTHTHYLNLQSHKAQRRKETRTEDT, encoded by the exons ATGGtcaaacagcagaggaggacaggaag GTGGTTCCTGCCTGCAGCAGGTAACAGTGTGGcgcaggttcgattcccagttGGACCTGAGCAGAGGAGGCAGCCTTCCCCTCATCAT GTGTCAGGCAGGAAGTGCGCGGCCTCAGGGACCAGTGACAATCTGGAACACCGCAGCAGCTCCaccaccacagaagaagaagagcgagGAGCTGGACACCCGGGACCTGAGGGAGGCTCAGGAGGCACCAAGAGGGCCAGACTGGATGGGCAGCTCCGCGTCTCCCCAAACACAGAGCTCACTCCGTtcatcaaaccaaacacacctgTTTCCCACAGGCAGGAGGAGTCAGCCGCTCCTACCCCGTGGTCATGtgatcaaacaggaagtggtggcTGCTTCACGGGAG taggTGGTGTTTCGACCAGAGCTCCGCCCCCTGACCAGGAGTCAGCTGAGCGCAGTgatgacagcagagcagctgag TTGCAGAGTGTGGGGTCACTAAAGGTCACCATCCAGCAGAGCAGTGAGAGCAGAGAGTtcgggcagacagacaggacagcagACCGACAGGCAGGCGGACTCCACTGTCACGTCTGTAACCTCACCTGTTGCTCCCTGCAG GTGTTTCATGAACACATGTCAGGAGCAGAACACATGAAGAAACTGCACGAGATCACCAACTCTAtctgcctccacacacacacactgcaggacaG GGGGCGTCGGCCTGGGCCTCGGCATTGGTGCGATGCCTGTCAGACTCACTTCAGTGGTGATGTCATTGTTCACCGAcgaacaaaacaacacaag TTGTGTAAGCAGCTGTGTCGGCCCTTCTGTCCGGTGTGTAAACGTCACTTCAGGACACCCAGGAAGTTTGTGGAGCACATGAAGTCTCCAGAGCACAAACAGCAG GTTCACCTGCAGGATgttcaggaggaggagctgatcACTGTGGATGCTGTCGGCTGCTtcgaggaggaagaggaagtggaggaagtggaggaagtgGGCGTAGCTGATGATGAAGTGGAGGAACAAACAGAGGTGACAGAGGACAAAGAGTTGGAG acaGTGGACACACTAGAATACAACTCTCTCTGCACATATG GAAGTAGCTTTGTGGTTCCTGTGTCCGGCTTCCTGTGTCGACTCTGTAACAAGTTTTTCCACAGAGAGGCCACAGCtcgacacacacactgcaggacacacacacactaccttAACctgcag AGTCACAAAGctca gaggagaaaggagacgaggacagaggacacatgA